The Brassica oleracea var. oleracea cultivar TO1000 chromosome C6, BOL, whole genome shotgun sequence genomic interval TGATTTGTTTGGGTCTAAGGCTGTTTCAGGAGGGGGTACGTTAGAACGAGGAAGGAGAGGGATAATAGTTTTTCGGGAAGCTTTTGGTGGGGTAGGAGAGGGTAAGGGTTTAGTTGTTTGACTTGCAAGGGAGTAGTTTGGAAGTGGTGGAGTGGATTTTTTGGGTGGGAGAATGGTAAACCCTTGGAAAGTATCTACTGAACTGTTCACGTGAACAGTGTTAGTTTCAGTAATCTCAGATCTGTTCTGGATTGTTGCAGATCCAGCATTGCTGCTGGTAGTAGAAAGCTTGGAAGCAGTTGGACCGCTTGATTCTTCGATAAGAGAAGCAGTCTCTGTAGGAAGAGAAGTTTGTTTTTTTTGTGCTCTACGTTTCAAATTGTCATCCTTTGTTGTTGTAGAAATTAAGCGTTTCAAATTGTCATCCTTTGGTGCTATACGTTTACTATCCCTAAGCAGTGCATAAAAATCATTAATTCTATCTGCGGAGCATATCTATGGAAAGGATCGACAGAAGGTCAGTACACAGCTAGAGTATCTTGGGAAACTGTTGTTCTGCCAAAGGAAGAAGGATGATTGGGTATCAGGGACTTACATTATTGGAACAAAGCATGCTCTATCAAGCTCGTCTGGCTTCTCTTCTTCCGGACAGGTTCAATCTGGGTGTCTTGGTTCGTCAAAAACATCCTGCGCAAATGCAAGAGCAATTTCTGGACATTAAAGGAAAAACAGTCTCACTCTCACTCAGTCAAGAAACTTCTAAGAGTAAGAGAACTGGCTTACAGATGGATCAATGTGGAGGTGGGGAATGGCAGAAACACTCGCTTCTGGACGGACAATTGGAGCCCCTTTGGGAGATTAAACTTGTTCTTAAACCTCCGCTCTTCTACTCTAGGTACAAGACCAAACTCAATGATCTCTGACCTCTGCAATGATGGAGTATGGTCCTTGCCTTCGCCGCGGTCTGAGGATCAATTGGCTCTCCACGCTTACCTAACAACAGTAACTCTCACAGACTCAGAGGAAACAGTGGTTTGGTCACCGCTTGGAAAGGTTACAGACCGCTACTCAACATGTATGATTTACAAACTTATAAGAGATCACAAGCCTGTGGTTCCTTGGTCTCATGCTGTTTGGATAGCTAGGGGTATTCCCAAACACAACTTCCTCACTTGGCTGGTCAATCTCAACCGCTGCCCTACGAAAGACCGAATGATTAACTGGGGACTCCAAACTAATCCAACGTGTGTGCTCTGCAACTCCTTTCTAGAAACGAGAGATCACTTGTTCTTCGACTGTAACTTCTCCTACTTTGTTTGGAACCCACTGGCAAGGAAGGCTAGAGTACCTGCGATTAGACCTTGGGACCAATCAATCTCCTACATGCAGTCACTCTCTTCACCGAAGCACCTGCGTTTGCTATCACTCTTGGCTTGGCAAGCTGCAATCTACACGCTATGGACGGAGAGAAACTCAAGAATTCACAAAAACGAATTTCGTAGCGCTGATTCACTCAGCACCTCCACTATCGCTCTCATCAAAAACCGGATCTCCTCCTTTCGGTACTCCTCCCCGGCTCTCTCCTCCGCGATGATGCAGATATGGCTCGACGACTAAGCTCCCCAACACGCGTAATTTTTCTCTCGTGGTTTAACTAAAGTTCTAAAACAATTGGGCCAGACCCGTTTTGTACTGGGCTTATAAGCTCAAAACAATGTGCCTTAATAGGCCTTCTCTTTATCATATATATAAATATAAAAGACAAGAATGTTAACTTGCCGGTTTTTGTTTCTGAAAAAATTACGATTTTTTATTTATTTTGTGTCATAACAGTTTAGATCAAAATTGCTAATGACTTTTTCTTTTGTAAATGAGAGTGCTAATAAATTTACCGATGAAAAAACAAACAAAGCTAATGATTTTTTTTTTAACATCTAATCAATGTAAATTAAACAATTAATTATTTATAGCATAATAAATGAAGTTTACTCTTTTTTTTGCCAACATAAAATAAAATACTTAGATAGCTTAAAAATAACTAGTGGGCTAATAAATTAGATAGCTTGAAAAAGTCACAACTAAAAGAATATTGTAAAATGATTATTTGAAACTCAAGAAATTTTAGATTTTAGTGATTTGTTTTTGTTTTTATGTGTGTGGCTTGAATATTATTATCTTGTCATTGCTGATTTTTAATTAAATGCAGTCTCTCATTGTATATATCTAAGTATTGTAAACAGAGAAACCAATAATCAAAAACTAAGTAAATGTAGATATAAATAAGAATGAAGAGATTTGATTCAGATTTTGAATTTTGATTTGATTAAAATGGGAACTAAGTAATTTGTCAGTAATACGAGAGAAATGACAATGATATATGGATGTGTCAA includes:
- the LOC106300755 gene encoding verprolin-like isoform X2, encoding MDSKRIAPKDDNLKRLISTTTKDDNLKRRAQKKQTSLPTETASLIEESSGPTASKLSTTSSNAGSATIQNRSEITETNTVHVNSSVDTFQGFTILPPKKSTPPLPNYSLASQTTKPLPSPTPPKASRKTIIPLLPRSNVPPPETALDPNKSPPPLPTKTPEAPTKTWGKRASYIADKSLKRVAPKYYSEAGIPQVTVPDEVFQRGAEMHKEFIVGSFLAKMLSYQAIQSVLNFLWGKGHKLDIRTNLQERTILV
- the LOC106297777 gene encoding uncharacterized protein LOC106297777; the encoded protein is MQEQFLDIKGKTVSLSLSQETSKSKRTGLQMDQCGGTRPNSMISDLCNDGVWSLPSPRSEDQLALHAYLTTVTLTDSEETVVWSPLGKVTDRYSTCMIYKLIRDHKPVVPWSHAVWIARGIPKHNFLTWLVNLNRCPTKDRMINWGLQTNPTCVLCNSFLETRDHLFFDCNFSYFVWNPLARKARVPAIRPWDQSISYMQSLSSPKHLRLLSLLAWQAAIYTLWTERNSRIHKNEFRSADSLSTSTIALIKNRISSFRYSSPALSSAMMQIWLDD